CAAACCAAGAAATAGCGTCGAACCGAAAAAACTTTTGAGAAAAAGCCAGCTACAGGTATAGATATTATCAGAGCTACCAGATAACCATAAAGAACCCATGCACCAAATTGTAAAGGAACGCCCAAATCTCCTGACATATTATTGATGGCAGGAATAGTACTTTGCAAGGCAAAAATCGCCATAAAAGCTGCTAGGGAAGCAGCAATAACTCCAATCCAGTCTCGAAAAGATGCTTGCTTAGTGGTCGGCGGTTGAGATGAAGTTGGAGAATGGCGATTATCGTTTTGGGAGTTGTTAACGCTTCGGCTAGTCATGCTGTTTTTTTCCAGGCATTAAAAATCATTGCTAAAACTCAACTTCAACTTCGTTTTTAGGAGGCTGATCGGGAACATTACCTCGACCATAATTAGGTGCTTTAACGTC
This DNA window, taken from Pleurocapsa sp. FMAR1, encodes the following:
- a CDS encoding MFS transporter; amino-acid sequence: MTSRSVNNSQNDNRHSPTSSQPPTTKQASFRDWIGVIAASLAAFMAIFALQSTIPAINNMSGDLGVPLQFGAWVLYGYLVALIISIPVAGFFSKVFSVRRYFLVCICLFLVASIASSLVTTFSLMIMVKGIQGFTAGGLTAIATVIIVTELPPAKRPIGLTLTDCVG